DNA sequence from the Gallaecimonas pentaromativorans genome:
TAACCGCATCGCTTTGATGCAGGCCAAAAAAAAGCCCCTTGCGGGGCCTTTTTCACTGCTTGGCGCGGGCGCTGCAGAGCTCGATTTGCTCCACCGCTCCTTTGAGGTTGCGCTCACCGCCTCGGTAGTCGAGCTTGGTGAAGTACTCTTCCAGGTCTCGGGCTTTGTCTTCTGAGCAAAAGCCGCTGAAGGCGCTAACAATGCGCTTGCGGTTGGACTCTGGCCAAATGGCCTCCACCGCTTGGCGATTGGCCTTAAACCAGGCGTAGGTTTGGTCGCGGGTTTCATCGTTATAGGCTTGACCGCCCAGCAGCATAAACCGCTCGTTGACCCGCAAGTCGCCGTTGATGGCCATGTCCAGCACCTGCGCCGACAGCTTCGGCGCTTCAAGCCCGGCCAGGGCCATCACCGCCCGCTGGCGCACCACCGCATCTTCGCTCTTGGCCAGACGCGCTTTGAGGGTGTCAAAAGCGCTTTGGCCTTTGTCCTGGGCCCAGGTTTCCATGGCAAGGCCGATAAGGTCGGGGCTGATACCGGCGTCTTTACCGGCCAAGTGCGCCTCAGCGGCGTTATCCAGTTGGCTGCGCACGGTTTTGTCTTTGACAGTACTGGCCATAAAGGCGGTCAAGGTGGCGCGCAGCAAGGTGTCGTCTTTGGCCTCGCCAGGTTTGGCGCTTAAGCCAAGAGCCTTGAGGCGCGGGCCGTACCAGGCGGTCAGCTTGGCTTTGAGGGCCGCCTTGTCTTGGGTTTGGTGTTTCAGAATAAAGCCAAGCTGCCCCAGGGGCGCGGTGGCCAGTTCCCGGTCTTTGAGTTTGGCGATAAACGGCACCTGCGCCAGGTACGCATCAACGCTCAGGGAGCCGTCAGCCAGGGCCGCGTTAAAGCTATCGAGCACCGACAAGGCTTCGGCCTTGGACAGGCTCGACAGATCGCTTATCAGCGGCTGCCAATTGCTGACGCTAAAGCGGTAGTAGCCGGTGCCATCGGCATTGGGAACGATGTGTTCTGGGCAGCTGGCGAGGCTCAGGGCGGTGCTCTTTTGGGTCAGCAGCTCGCAGCTGCGCTGGCCGTCGACGCTGTAGCAAAACGGCAGATCCCAAGTGCGGGCAGGGTCGCCTTTGGAGCCCAGGGGCAGGTAGCGGCTTTGAGTCAGGGTCATGCTGCCCTTGCCGTCATTACAGCTGGTTTCAACGGTCACCTTGGGCACACCGGTTTGGGTCAAAAAGCTCATGAAAGCGTTGTTGACCGCCGGGTTGTTGGCGGCTACGGCGATAGCGCTGACAAAGTCCTCGGCGGTGCCGTTACCCCAGGCGTGGTCCACCAGGTATTGGTGAACCCCTTTTTGGAAAGTCTCTGGCCCGACGAAGTATTCAAACATCTTCAGCACCGCCCCGCCTTTTTGGTAGGTGATACCGTCAAAGGCGTTGGAGATGTCGCTGTTATCCAAAATCGGCTGGCGAATTTCACGCATGTTGACCAGCGAGTCAGCACTCATAGCGCGCTGGCCGCCTTGGGCGATGCCAAGGCCATAGCCCCAGTCCGGCGCCCAGGTGGCAGCGGCTTTGTTGCCGGCCCAGGTAGCGAAGGCTTCGTTAAGCCAGATATCGGTCCACCAGGGCATGGTGACCAGATCGCCAAACCACTGGTGCGCCAGCTCATGGGCATGGACAGAGGCATAGGAGCGCTTTTGCCAAAAAGGCGCGTCGTCATCCATCAGCAGCAGCTGTTCGCGGTAGGTAATGGCGCCGGGGTTTTCCATGGCGCCGGCGGCAAAATCAGGCACGGCGATGATGTCGAGCTTTTTATAGGGGTATGGGATCCCGAAGTAGTCTTCTAAGGTTTCGACGATACCGGCACTGTTCTCAAGGGCGAACTTGAGCTTGTCGCCCTTGCCGTGCACCGCCACACCGCGAAGGGGTACTTCCCGGTCACGAAGGGCGGTCTTGGGCATGGGTTGCCAGTCGACGATATCCAGATCACCCACCGCAAAGGCCAGCAGGTAGGTGGGCAGCGGTTTGGTGGTGGCAAATTGGATGTAGGTCCAGTCTCCGTCGTCCTTACGGGCCACTTCAGGGGTGTTGGCAATGGCCTTCATGCCCTTGGGAATGGCCAGGGTTACATCAAAAGGCACCTTAAAGCGCGGCTCGTCAAAGCCGGGGAAGGCGCGGCGGGCATCAATAGCCTCAAACTGGGTAAAGGCGTAGTTGCGGCCACCTTCGGAGACTTTATACAGGCCTTCAAGGGACTTGTTGTACGGCGCCTCGTAGCTCACCTTGAGGGTCAGCTTCTGGGCGTCAATGTTGTGGGGAAAGGCCACCCGAATCACGCCTGAGTCGTCCATTTGCTGGATTTGGGTATCGAGGGTCTCGCCTTTGGCAGTCACCGCCTTGATGGTCAGGGCGGTCATGTCCTTGGCGTGCATCCATAAATGATCGCTGGCTTTATCCAGGGTCATTTGAATTTCGCCCTGCCCTTTGAATTCACCGCTATCGGGGTTTATCCATAGCGTCAGCTGATAATGGCTGGGGGCCGCCCACTGGGGCAACTGGGCGGTGGGAATAGACTCGGCCTCTGGCGCCGGCTTGGCCACTTCGGCGGCAGCGGGGGCTTGAGCATCGGTTTGGGTGTCGGTGGCTGCGGGGTCTTGGCAGCCGAGTAAGGCGAGGCTTAAGGCACTGAGTATGAACTTGCGCATGGACAACGGGATCCCTGTTATTTTAGTTAACGCAACGTTAACACTTTCAAGTGGTTAACGGAAATCCCTTCGCCAAACAGGCCCCCACATGCGACCAAATTCTTGCTAGCGGAGCAGCAACACCAGCACGCTTACCAGTACCGCCAAAAAGGCCGCTGCAATCAAAATGAGCACAAGGGAGAGAAGCAAGGTGGCAAGGCCCCGCCAGGCGCTAAAACCGTTGGCTTCCCCCAGCATGATGCTGGTGGTAAAGAGGCTATAAATGCCAAACACCAGCGGCAACAACGACACCAGCAACACCAGGGGGTTGCCTGGCCACTGCATCTGCTCTATCCACAGCAGCTGCTCGCCCCAAAAGAAGTAGCCGATGATGCCAAACAGTGTGGCAAGGGTCACCGGAACCCCGCCCCAACTTATCGCCACCCGGGCGCCAAGCGGGTCGCCGCTGCCATCTAGCCAACGGCCGACTTGGCGCAGCACCCAGCCCTGGAAATACAGCAGCAATACGGCAAATAGCGGCAGTAAGATCACGCCTAGCGCTACCAGCAGCGAGGGCATGGCGCTGGTCAGCCAATGCTCCAGCCAGCTCAGATACCAGGCCACCACATACAGCAGCACCGAGCTATTGCCGGGGCGGGAGGCCATGACCAACCGGTAGGCGGCGCGGGGTTGCAGCCACAACAGGGCCAGGGCTTGTAGGGGCATAGGAACCTCTTAGTGCGCTTCTTCGGCCGCGACCGGCAACACCGAGGTGCAGCAGGGGCAGCGTTTGGCCTTGATGGCAATGGCGGAAAAGCATTCCGGGCATTCTTTGGTACTGGGCGCCGGTTTCGGTGCCGCCTCTTCTTTGCGCTTGAGGCGGTTGATGCTGCGCACCAACATGAAGGTGGCAAAGGCGACGATAACAAAGCTCACTACGTTGTTGATAAAGACACCGTAGCTGATGGTCACCGCCCCTGCTGCGTTGGCATCGCTCAAGGTGGCATAAGGCCCGGCGGCTTTGGCGCCCTCTTTTAGCACCACAAAAAACTGCGAAAAATCCACGCCGCCCAGCAGCAACCCGATGGGGGGCATCAGCACGTCAGATACCAGGCTTTTGACGATAGTGGTAAAGGCGCCGCCGATGATAATGCCCACTGCCATATCCACCACATTGCCTTTTACGGCAAATTCCTTGAATTCTTTCAGCATCTTAGTTCCTCGCTCCAGGCCAAATGCCGGTTGGCGTCATGATAAACCTTTTAACTGCCGCTGCCAGCCGCCCCTTGCCCTTGGGCGCCCCTTGTCCGACCATTAACGTTATTTTCCACGGACCAGGACAGTGCCATGCGCTACCCCGTGCTTTTTATCGGCGGCTCCGACCCCAGCGGCGGCGCCGGCATTCAGGCCGACATTAAAAGCTGCCAGGCCCTTGGCGGCTATGCCATGGCGCTGCCGACAGCGCTGACAGTGCAAAACAGCCACGGCGTCAAAGCCTTAGAGTTGCTGCCTCCAAGCCTGGTGGCAGCCCAGGCCGAGGCGGTGCTGAGCGACATTCGCCCCCGAGCGGTCAAAATTGGCATGCTGGGGTCAATCGCCATCGCCGAAGAGCTGGCCCGGGTGCTGGCCCGCCTGGAAGGCGAAGTGCCCATCATCCTCGACCCGGTGCTTTCGGCCAGTAGCGGCATGAAGCTTGGCGCCCTTGAGGCCGTCGAGCGGCTATTGCCCCTTTGCACCCTGGTGACCCCCAACCTCCCGGAAGCAGCCAGCATTCTGGCTGCACCGGCCATGCCAACGCCGATGCTTATCCAGGCGTTGAAAGAAGCTCTGCCCTGCGCTTTTTTACTCAAAGGGGGCCATGGTGACGGCGCGGTGCTGACCGATTGGCTGTGGGACGGTAAACGCCTGACCAGCCTCAATGCCCGGCGCCAGCAGGGTAACCAGTTGCATGGCACCGGCTGCACCCTGGCGGCGGCCATCGCCACCGAGCTTGCCAAAGGAAAACCCTTGCATCTGGCCACCATCCTTGCCCATCAATACCTACAAGGGGCCATTCGCCGCGCCGCCACGGCGCCCCTTGGCCAGGGGCACCACGGGCCGCTTTGGCATTAGCCGGGCTTTTGAGCCAGCACGTGAATATAGCGGGCTAGGCTGCGGTAGGGCTCGCGGTTGGCGACCCATTCTTCCCACTGGATGCGGGTGGCAAGATCCGGGGCTATTTCCCCTTTTTGAAAGTAATCGGAAAAGCAGCGAATGCCGGTTTGGGCTTTGATAAGCCAGCCTTCCTGCGCCAACCAGCCATAAACCTCTTCGGGCCAGAGCGGGCTGTGGGGGGTCAAGCTGTTGTGGCCGCCGTAACGGCCCTTTTCCAGGTGCTTGAAATTGCCGCGAATAAGATGGTTAAAGTCGATGCTGTGGCGGTTGTAGAACAGCAGGGAAAGGTGCCCGCCGGGCGCCACCCGCGCCATCACCTTGGCAAGGGATTGCTGCTGCTCGCCAAGCCATTCCAGCACCGCGTGAAACAGCACTAGCGAATACTGGCCTTCAAGCTCTGAGAGGCTCGCCTGGCGGCAGGCAACGGCGACCCCGGCCTTTTCAAAACGTGCCTGGGCCTGGGCCAGCATCTCGGCCGAGGGCTCGGCCATCAGCACAGGGTGGCCAAGGCTTGCAAGCTTTAGGCTCATCTCACCGGTGCCGCCACCGATATCCACTATCTGCTGCGGCCTTGCCAATAGCTCGGCCAAATCGCGCATCACCAGATGCTGGCGCAGCTCACCCTTGTAGCTTTCATAAATACGGCGGCCAAATTTGGCCGCCAGTTGCCCATCAAAGATGCGATCGGACTTCATACGGGGTTGGGCACATCCACAAAACGCACCTCTAGGCCAAAGCGCTCGGCTAGGTGCTCGCCAAGGGCCTTGATGCCGTAACGCTCGGTGGCGTGATGGCCGGCGGCAAAGTAATGAATGCCGCGCTCGGCGGCAATATGGGTGGTGCGCTCGGACACTTCCCCTGAGACAAAGGCATCGACACCGGCGTCAGCGGCAAGGTCGATGTAATCCTGGGCGCCGCCGGTGCACCAGGCCAGGGTCTCGATGCGCTCGGGCCCGCCGGGCAGGTGCAGGGGTTTGCGGCCCAGCTTTGCCTCTAAGAAGGCGGCAAAATCCACGGCGCTCATGGGCACCGGCAAGCGGCCTTTAAACACCAGAGCCTTACCCAACTCGTCGTCCAAGCCGCATTGCACATCCAGCTCCAGCAAACGGCCAAGCTGGGCATTGTTACCAAGGGCGATGTGGGCATCGAGGGGCAGGTGGTAGCCGGCCAGGTTGATGTCGTGGGTCAACAGGCTTTTGATGCGCTTGGCCTTGATGCCGGTAATGGTCTGGGATTCGTTCTTCCAAAAATACCCGTGGTGCACCAGCAGCAGATCGGCGCCCCAGGAAATGGCCTCGTCAATCAGCGCCTGGCTGGCGGTGACGCCGGTCATCACTTTGGTGATTTCTTCGGTGCCCTCGACCTGCAGGCCGTTGGGGGCATAATCGCGAAAACTCCCGGCCTTGAGCTGGTCGTCCAGGTAGTCGAGCAGTTGCTTACGTTCCATGACTCCTCCTTGCAAGGCGCCTAGGGTAAATGAGGCCAATGGCAGAGAAAAGCCATCAAATTAGACAGCTCTTGTTAAAAACAGTATAAAATTGCCGGGTTTTAAACGTTGAAATACAAAATAGAAAGGAAACGGCCATGGCCACTTTGGATAAAGACCAGGTGTTGGCAGACTTCACTGCAGCCTATAACGCCAAACACGGTAAAGATCCCGAGATCGAGCAAAAAGGCAGCTGGTACGCCATCGATGGTGGTAAGAGCGTACGCCTGGCAGACATCGTCGACATGACGGCTGAGCTGGCCGGCGCCGCGCCTGCCGCTGCCAAAGCCGCCCCTGCGGCCCCGAAAAAAGCCGCTGCCAAACCGGCAGTGAAAGCCAGCAAACCCAAGGCCAGCGCCGGTAATGGCGGCCTGCTTCCCAAAGCCTACTGGGAAGATCTGCTGGAACAGCGGGATCATCACTGTCGCCGCCCTCGCGGCTTCTAAAAAAACGCCGGCTTGCCGGCGTTTTTTTATGCCTAAATACAAACACTTGATCCACATCACCTCGTCTTTCCCAAGAGGGCGCACAGTACCGGCATTGTTGTACAAGGAGAGTCCCGAATGCCCGCTACCCCTTCCCTCCTCAAACGGCTACCGCCGCTGGGCTTTTTTGCTGCGCTGCTGGTTTTGATTGTGGTTTTATTGCTGCCGCAGGCGGCCGGGCTGCCGCTAGCTGGCCAGCGGCTGCTGGCCATCCTCGCCTTTGCGGTGGTTTTGTGGCTGACCGAAGCGGTGAGCTACGAAGTGTCGGCAGTGCTGATCGTGGCGCTTATCGCCCTGTTGGTGGGCACAGCCCCCAATATGGCGGCGCCAGAGCATGCCCTTGGCACGTCCAAAGCGCTGTCCATGGCCATGAGCGGCTTTACCAGCTCAGGGCTGGTGCTGGTGGCCGCCGCGCTTTTTATCGCCGCCGCCATGACCATCACCGGCCTTGACCGGCGCATTGCCCTGATGACGTTATCCCGCATCGGGGTGGGTTATGGCCGCATTCTGATTGGCACCCTGGTGGTAACAGTGGTGCTGAGCCTATTGGTGCCCAGCGCCACCGCCCGGGTCGCCTGCGTGGTACCCATCATGATGGGGATGATCGCCGCCTTTGGGGTCAGCAAGGATTCCCCCTTTGCCGCCGGGGTGATGATCATGGTGGCTCAGGCCACCAGCGTCTGGAACGTTGGCATTCAAACGGCCGCCGCCCAGAACCTGCTGACCACCGATTTTATCCACCAGGTAACAGGCCAAAGCATCAGCTGGAGCACCTGGCTGCTGGCTGGCGCGCCCTGGGCCATGTTGATGTCGGTGGCGT
Encoded proteins:
- a CDS encoding M1 family metallopeptidase, translated to MRKFILSALSLALLGCQDPAATDTQTDAQAPAAAEVAKPAPEAESIPTAQLPQWAAPSHYQLTLWINPDSGEFKGQGEIQMTLDKASDHLWMHAKDMTALTIKAVTAKGETLDTQIQQMDDSGVIRVAFPHNIDAQKLTLKVSYEAPYNKSLEGLYKVSEGGRNYAFTQFEAIDARRAFPGFDEPRFKVPFDVTLAIPKGMKAIANTPEVARKDDGDWTYIQFATTKPLPTYLLAFAVGDLDIVDWQPMPKTALRDREVPLRGVAVHGKGDKLKFALENSAGIVETLEDYFGIPYPYKKLDIIAVPDFAAGAMENPGAITYREQLLLMDDDAPFWQKRSYASVHAHELAHQWFGDLVTMPWWTDIWLNEAFATWAGNKAAATWAPDWGYGLGIAQGGQRAMSADSLVNMREIRQPILDNSDISNAFDGITYQKGGAVLKMFEYFVGPETFQKGVHQYLVDHAWGNGTAEDFVSAIAVAANNPAVNNAFMSFLTQTGVPKVTVETSCNDGKGSMTLTQSRYLPLGSKGDPARTWDLPFCYSVDGQRSCELLTQKSTALSLASCPEHIVPNADGTGYYRFSVSNWQPLISDLSSLSKAEALSVLDSFNAALADGSLSVDAYLAQVPFIAKLKDRELATAPLGQLGFILKHQTQDKAALKAKLTAWYGPRLKALGLSAKPGEAKDDTLLRATLTAFMASTVKDKTVRSQLDNAAEAHLAGKDAGISPDLIGLAMETWAQDKGQSAFDTLKARLAKSEDAVVRQRAVMALAGLEAPKLSAQVLDMAINGDLRVNERFMLLGGQAYNDETRDQTYAWFKANRQAVEAIWPESNRKRIVSAFSGFCSEDKARDLEEYFTKLDYRGGERNLKGAVEQIELCSARAKQ
- a CDS encoding YIP1 family protein, which translates into the protein MPLQALALLWLQPRAAYRLVMASRPGNSSVLLYVVAWYLSWLEHWLTSAMPSLLVALGVILLPLFAVLLLYFQGWVLRQVGRWLDGSGDPLGARVAISWGGVPVTLATLFGIIGYFFWGEQLLWIEQMQWPGNPLVLLVSLLPLVFGIYSLFTTSIMLGEANGFSAWRGLATLLLSLVLILIAAAFLAVLVSVLVLLLR
- the mscL gene encoding large conductance mechanosensitive channel protein MscL, translated to MLKEFKEFAVKGNVVDMAVGIIIGGAFTTIVKSLVSDVLMPPIGLLLGGVDFSQFFVVLKEGAKAAGPYATLSDANAAGAVTISYGVFINNVVSFVIVAFATFMLVRSINRLKRKEEAAPKPAPSTKECPECFSAIAIKAKRCPCCTSVLPVAAEEAH
- the thiD gene encoding bifunctional hydroxymethylpyrimidine kinase/phosphomethylpyrimidine kinase → MRYPVLFIGGSDPSGGAGIQADIKSCQALGGYAMALPTALTVQNSHGVKALELLPPSLVAAQAEAVLSDIRPRAVKIGMLGSIAIAEELARVLARLEGEVPIILDPVLSASSGMKLGALEAVERLLPLCTLVTPNLPEAASILAAPAMPTPMLIQALKEALPCAFLLKGGHGDGAVLTDWLWDGKRLTSLNARRQQGNQLHGTGCTLAAAIATELAKGKPLHLATILAHQYLQGAIRRAATAPLGQGHHGPLWH
- a CDS encoding methyltransferase domain-containing protein, giving the protein MKSDRIFDGQLAAKFGRRIYESYKGELRQHLVMRDLAELLARPQQIVDIGGGTGEMSLKLASLGHPVLMAEPSAEMLAQAQARFEKAGVAVACRQASLSELEGQYSLVLFHAVLEWLGEQQQSLAKVMARVAPGGHLSLLFYNRHSIDFNHLIRGNFKHLEKGRYGGHNSLTPHSPLWPEEVYGWLAQEGWLIKAQTGIRCFSDYFQKGEIAPDLATRIQWEEWVANREPYRSLARYIHVLAQKPG
- a CDS encoding Nif3-like dinuclear metal center hexameric protein codes for the protein MERKQLLDYLDDQLKAGSFRDYAPNGLQVEGTEEITKVMTGVTASQALIDEAISWGADLLLVHHGYFWKNESQTITGIKAKRIKSLLTHDINLAGYHLPLDAHIALGNNAQLGRLLELDVQCGLDDELGKALVFKGRLPVPMSAVDFAAFLEAKLGRKPLHLPGGPERIETLAWCTGGAQDYIDLAADAGVDAFVSGEVSERTTHIAAERGIHYFAAGHHATERYGIKALGEHLAERFGLEVRFVDVPNPV
- a CDS encoding DASS family sodium-coupled anion symporter yields the protein MPATPSLLKRLPPLGFFAALLVLIVVLLLPQAAGLPLAGQRLLAILAFAVVLWLTEAVSYEVSAVLIVALIALLVGTAPNMAAPEHALGTSKALSMAMSGFTSSGLVLVAAALFIAAAMTITGLDRRIALMTLSRIGVGYGRILIGTLVVTVVLSLLVPSATARVACVVPIMMGMIAAFGVSKDSPFAAGVMIMVAQATSVWNVGIQTAAAQNLLTTDFIHQVTGQSISWSTWLLAGAPWAMLMSVALYWVVHRLMPAKSVAIAGGKDTVKKALQELGPMSRNEKTLLGVTLVLLLLWATGGKLHHVDTATVTATGLGVLLLPGLGVMSWKEVQSRIPWGTLLVFGVGISLGSALLQTHAGQWLGNVVVQGMGLESLSPFWLFAVLSLFLIVVHLGFASATALTSTMMPILLSLLTAISSELNVPGMALLLGFAISFGFILPINAPQNMVCIGTDTFTSRQFIKVGIPVTIIGYLVMLLLAASWWPLLGLM